The genome window CTGTTCgcagcggaggaggcgggtTGGGATGTCTCTCTCCACGTATGTACGCATATCCACTAGCGAGAAAAGGTTACGGCCTGGGGGCGACTGATGTTCACTGATGCGCGATGATTGCGAAGGTTGGGACACGAACCAACTGTGTCATAACCACCGTCCCCTCTCATTACATTGTCGTGATCTAAAAAGTCTGTACAACAGCTCGTCTACTTCTAGCGCACGCTACCGCGCCGATCGCGCTCATCGAGTCCAGAACTGAACATCGATCgtgtcgccctccttgagccCGACGTCGGCAGCCGTCCACTTCTTCGACTGCTTCAGTTGCTCTTTTCCTAGATGCAGCGTGCTCGTCCCCTTAATATGGAACTTCTTGTTAAACGCGCGCTGCAATCAGTTGATTcccgctcgagctcacTCTAAGCGCGCCAAAGTCTATACAGTCCCATCTCGGTACGCGGAACTCGGTAGGTAAGATGTCGTCCGTTGACGATGCGAGAAAGATCCCCATGTCGTCGGGGAGGTCCGTTGGCGTGGGTGGCTGTGGTGTGGTCGATGGGCTGCCACACCCTCGTCCCATGGTCCCgatggccgcgcgcgcatCCACTGCCGCAATATGTTCCGCGAGGCCGTTCCAAACGTGTGTGCGAGCACTGATGCGCGTCGCGGGAATGATGCGGCCGCGCGTGATACGTCCCCGCGTCTTGGGCTTGCGCGACGCCTTGGGCGTCAATCTGGGTCTCATACTCGGTGCCATGACGATTTGAGAACGCGGTACGTGGAGGGAATGGGTGGGGAAGACGTTGATAGTATGATGAGGAGTTGAGGAGGGAATGTTTGGAGGAAAGAAGAGCGGTTGAAAGGATGATCACTACTTGGGGGGTTGTAGCCATTTGCCCATGGGGCCCACTTGGCGCACAAACTTGACCCTCTTCCCTTGACACCACCTCGCCACCTGTGTGCGTGGTCTGTGCGCACAACCTCCAACCTCTGATAAACGTGTAGAGCGTGGTGGCGTTGATGACACTGCCTCGACGTGATCAGATCACTGGGTAAGGGTGGGTCGAGTGATGGTCTTGGAGGAGGGAGCAGAGGATGATTGCTGGTTGGCCTGGTTGCTGGTTGCTGGTTGCTGGGTAGCTTGGAAGCTGCAACTGCAACTGCCACTTCTATTGGCTCATCATCCATCGTCATGTCACGCAGCGCAGCTCTGCGAGTGACGATCAACTGCTTGACTACAGTATAGCCGGGGTTCGAATCATGTCCGCGACATCCTTGCTCAATACATCTCTTTAGGAGCGGAACGGTTCGGTGCGGCAGAACAGCCAACTCGCGGCCGTACTGTCGACCCTTTCGTACCCCAACACCCCCTCGACAATGTGGAGCACGATACTCGCGGTAGGCAGTACGAAACTGAGCTGCTTTCCGCCCTCCAGTTCCAGGCGGTCATATGTCTGTCCCAAGGCGAAGGGCGATTGGTGTAGTGTGATCTCGATCAGAGGTGGCTCATCGGTGCGGTTGTGGTTAACCCGGCACCACTGTGACAAGTAGTCGTGTAGGAGTTGCAGTGTTGGCGAGTGTGAGGCTTCGACAATCACCATATGCCGCGAAGACTGGACTCGCAGATTGTAGggtgggcggaggaggaggtcgtctGGGCGAGGGAGGGCACCGACGAGTGGCAGGCGCTCGGGTTTAGGAAAAGAGGCGCGTGGAAATGTGCCGACATGCACAGTCTCCCAGTCATCACTTTCCTTTGCCGGCGCAGAATCTTGTAGCCTGGTCGGCGGGACAACTTTGGTAGGTTTATCTTGGAGGATCTCGCGAATCGCTCCTTCAAAGTACTCCCTACAGTTGTCGTTGGCGAGCACAACCGACGGTATGGAAATGACGAACCCGCCGGCCTGCTTGCTCCACTCGACGGCGGGCTTGGCGGTGGGCGATACCTTTTGTCAACGTGGTCAACAAACCACTACTCACATTCAGAAACAGGCGTAATTGCTTTCCCTCAATCTTGTCCGCCAACGCCTCGCCCAGCAGCTCATCATGGCATATACGACAGGCGGCATCAGCCCACGCCGCCACAAGGACGGCGGTCTGCTGCACGAACCGCGTATCGTCGTTGAACACGCCCCCGAGCGCTGCGTGGAGCATGGCCCACTCGGGATCTATCGTCGGCTCAGTGCCCAGAACATCCATGAGACGCCTGAAGGcaggcgacgtcgtcggctCCCAGAGGTCGCGGATGGCGACGCGGACCTTTAGtggcctggtgtcagttaTGGGCGAGGGGCGAGGGGAGCTCACAGTTTCTCCATGTGCGGCCAGATGAAAGGAGGGTGAGAGAAACATGCTCTCTCTTGAGGCGTGAATCGTGTACGGTTGTTCGGAGCATGTTAGGTATCGAGTGTTGACCAATTGACCATAGTCACAGGGTTTCATCCAATCGCGGGTAACAAAGATCCTGAGGGCCCAAGGGTTTTGGTTGTCGTAAGCTTCTTACAGTCAACCTTTGAATGTTGAACGGGACTGTACCTACGTACCAACCCTGATATACTGACCACTCTTAAGCTCTCAACAACCTACATGTTCTTCTAATTCTCCAACGCCACGCTAATACACTTCTAAATTGCTACGTGTAGGTCACAAACGTTCATGTCACATTGTTCTACGATGCACATCACGATCAAGCCAACCCCTGAGTGGCTTGCCGCATTACGACCCGATCCGACACGCTCGGACCCCCTGTGCCCTGCCCCATGAAGGGAGAGACGCGTTCGTTGTGACGCGTCATCTGTCTGCTGACTGGACCCCACTCCTTGCTGGCTGCTGCATATGTACATATAAAGGGCAGGGTGCCTCGTCTTATTCTCACCCCACTCTCTCATACAACCTCAACAGCCGCCCAGAATGACAGTTACTCGCCTCCCGCCTGCCGCAAAGCTTAGCCTGATGGACAGGAAGAATGGTGTGTATCTACTTATCCACGGCATTCTGAGACCCAGTCCGTGACTCGTTTGACTCTATCAAGCcagagctcgagaaggagattTCCGACATGCTCGGCACTGCGTGGAcgatcgaggtcgaccccAAGGACATCGTCCCCTATCTCACCAATGACACCCAGGGCAGGGCTGGCGATGTGATCCGCGAGTGAGTAAACCCCAAGGTTGGTTCTAACCTCAGATACATGAACGGTGCCGTCTGGGGTCTTAAGAACTTTATTTCAAACAACAAGGATAACGGCAAGAACGAGTTGAACACTGCCGCTCCCAAGCACATTCTCAGCTTtgacatggacgaggccgGCAAGTACGAGTACTGCGGCCCTATGATCAAGGACGGCGTGCTGTACGTTGTCTTCAACCCCAACAACTTTTTCTGCAACGTCGACAGCGGCCTCGAAGAAAGCAAGTTGCTCGAGGTCATGTCCGCCTCTCCGGCCGCCAAAGCCGAGGTTCTGTCCCCGACCGCCAAGCTTAGCATCGCCAAAAGGTACGACCCCAAGTCTGAAGGACTGCGCAAGCAAATCGCCGACGCCCTCAACATGCCTGACATCAAGCTCGTCCCCAACTTTGAACACAACTAcaccaagctcaaggcggcCCAGGAGGCTGGTGTCGACATCCGCAAGGattgggaggaggcgctggccCGCGCAGCCATCGATTACTTTGACGAGCTTCGGTTCTCGCTCAATAGCCACAAGTTCCCAAAGGACGATCTCCTGCAGGAAGCgttcgccgaggtcgtcacCGAGAAGGAAATCGTGCTCCGCGCtatcgacgagctcaagcacGGCGGGAAGCGGAGTGAGAGCTGCTTCGAGAACGGCCGCCTCTACATCGATTTTACGCCCAAGACATTCTGGGTGAACGCGGGTGGGGCGGGACAAATGATTGTTGACCGGCTCAACGAGGTCGCCTAAGCACGGAAATGTAGCATATGTAATGGTAGAGATATGGATCAGTTTCTCCGCCACTATAGTAAACCCTTCGCCAAGCTTGCTCCGGTTGCTCTCACCGCACCGCTGACGGCGGCTGCCGAGATCAGCAATGGCGGCCCAAGTCACGTGATCGGCGGGATTAAACTGCCTCCACCCCGTCCTGGATCATCCGACGAAAAGTCGAAtttgccacccaccacccaccatcACCTCATTCCTCCAGTCAACAAACCAACATGTCTTCAGCAGTCGCTGTGggtctcggcgcgctcggtGCCGCGTTCGCCGGCCGTGTCGCGTGGCAGATGATGAGCCGTGGTGCCGCCGAAAAGTTTGTCAAGGGTGGGTTCAAGCCCAAGATGGACCGCAACGAGGCTATCGCGATCCTGGGTCTGCGGTGAGTGCTTGGAGATGCGCAGAGATCTGGAGACGTCTGAGGATAAAGGCTGGAGCGTTCAAGTGGTTGCTGCTTCCGAGTTGAGTCATCTCGAGTGTGACGCGAACAAGTCGCCGCccccctctctctttcCCCCGTCTTCATCTAACCTTCCCCAAACACATTCACATTGCCGCCCAATCCAATGCGAATGGCACCGACAGCACTGTTCTCCTTGTGCTGGAAAACGCGCAGGCAAACTTTTCCTGCATTCTACTGCTGCGCCTCAAGAAAGTCTGCTGACCACACCACAGTGACCCCCTCACCGtcaacaagctcaaggatGCACACCGCCGCCTCATGCTCGCCAACCACCCAGATAAGAATGGCTCAGCTTACGTAGCTGGCAAGATCAATGAGGCGAAAGCTCTTCTTGAGTGAGTCTAGATCCCGCgcggacgatgaggaggaggatggcaGGAGATGTGGCAGTTGGTGCCACTTTTGCGGTTTCGCTGTTTCTTGCGTCCCAGGTTGTTCAAGCTGACCCGCAGCAAGACGGTCCGCAAGTAGATCTGTAGCACTATACTTTAGCGACGAGGCGTATTCCATAGAGAGACGAACGAGCACTTGTTCTGGATCTCTGTGGTGGCATTGGTTCAAGGCACGCCTCCCCTTcgccctccacctcgacctccacctccacctggTTGAGTAATGTCCGAACTGGGTAAATCAAGCGCAGTTGACGATTGACGAATTGACGCAGCTCTTTTGGCATGAATGGTTCAATTCCCTAACGCTGCTAACATGACATCAGTTTCTGTTCAACCGACTACCCATCCTGCCTGCTATCACCGGTGTCCCCTCGCATCGCGCTGACCCCACTAACCCGAGCTAAAAAGGCAATGTGGTTTTCTTCTCCGCCCACATTCCCTCCTCAACACCtctccgtcctcgacaccaTTACAAACGCCATGAAGTTCCTCTTCGCATTGCctgccgtcctcgccgtggCGGTTCCCAGAGGAggcggcaaggacaagggtcaccatcaccaccacgacctcgccggccCCTCCCTCCAGCACTGGCCCAAGGCTGCTGCCGATGCACTCGACACCATGATCGCGAGCAAGGCCAATGCCTCCAACTACGCCATCTTTGACTGGGACAACACGAGCGACCGCTACGATCTCGAGGAGAGCCTCATGCCCTACCTTGAGAGCATCGGCGTGCTCACTCcggacaagctcgacccGTCCCTCCGCGTCGTCCCGTtcaacgagggcgagtCGATCTACGGCTATTATCTTCGTCTCTGCGACATTGACGATAAAATCTGCTACtggtgggcggcggctgtGTTCAGCGGTATCAAGCTGGACGTGCTCAAGGgccacgtcgacgacctcatGGGGCTCAACGGCACAATTAAGACGACCTACGCGGATGAGAACGGCACGCGGATTGACACCGAGGTCAACACGCCCCAGATCTTCCGCGGCCAGGTTGAGCTCTTCAACCGCCTCATGGCCAATGGCATCGCCGTCTACATTATTAGCgcggctgccgaggagcttgtTCGCATGGTCGCCTCGGACCCTAAGTACGGCTACAACGTGCCGCCCGAGAATGTCATTGGCGTGTCGCTCCTTATGAACAACTCGGGCCTCCTCACAACCGCGCGGAAGCAGATTGACGAAGGAATGTTCAACAATTCAAACGGTAACTTTGTCCTCACCCCGATGCTGTGGACGCCGGCGACCTGGATGACGGGTAAATGGGCAGCCGTGCTCTCGTACATCGACCAGTGGCAGctccccgtcctcgctgccgGCGACACGCCCATTTCTGATGGGCCGATGATCTTCCACGGCATCAACCGCGATGACGGCATCAAGCTCTGGGTAAACCGCAAGGCCAAGTATATGGACGAGATTGCCAAGATGAACGAGACGTttgcgctcgagcaggccgagcgcggTCGCCCTGTCACAGCGGACAAGGGATGGGTGATTGTCACTCCCGAGGAGATTCAGTAGAAGGACTATTGGATTTGATTAGGACCATAGTATTAGGACCACTGCTAAACCGGCTATGAATGAACCCTGTGTTCCTGGCGGTAAGCGCGTGTCGCGTCCCAacttgccacccaacaGCATCGATAAACGCGCCAAACCCCTCATCAACTTCGAGGtgtctccatctctcccctctccatCGCTATCTCTAAACGAGGTGGCGAGGGAATCCCTCGTCACCTCTACGTTGCTCGCCATGAACAACAACATCAAGGGCAAGcctccgccctccttgccgaATCAGGCTTTGGagcctcggcagccttctCCAGCATTGGAACAACGTTTCAGGAGCCCATCCGCATCGCGCCGTCAGAAAACACTCATTGtgcttgcgctcgcgctcggcgcatCGGCGACCTTGTCTCCAATAGCACGCAATCTCGTACGGCTCATTGTCCTACCGCCCCTGCTCGGCGCGTTTGCGCTCACGATCGGCATCGCCGCGCTGCTTGTCGCCGCTGGCCGTGCCGAGGCCCGATCCCCACCCACGCCGTTCTCGAGCCTTCAGCATGCCGCGACACGCCCTTTGGCGTTTACCACTCCTACTCGATGGAAGGAGTTCATTGCCGGgatggagagcgaggcAGGCGGTGCTGGAAGCCGGTTGCGTGCTGCTGGGGTGAGcgacgcgcttgccgaAGCGGCATCCGCCCCTCTTCCACAATCGCCGCTCGCAGCAGCGAGCCGCACTGCTGTACCCGGGTTCGAGACCCCAGCCGTcgctgcgcgcctcgacgcgatcctcggcctcatccGCACCTTCTACGTATTGCCGTGGTACACGAAgatctcgccgtcgcgtgCCTTccccgacgccgtcgagagCATCATCCGACATGCACTCGGATCCGCGGCCAAGCAAGCCCAGGACGTGGACTGGCCCTCCGTCGTCACCGCGCGCGTACTCCCCCTCGTCACTGAGCACTTCCAGCACTTCCGCTCcgtcgagcacctcgccgCACCACCCAGTAGCCCCGACAAGGGCCTCCCCCTGCCGCTACCTACCCACGCGCATCCGGCGCTCACTCCCCGCAACGTCTCCCCGGACGCTGACATACCCGCCATCGAGGCACACCTCCGTGGTCACGTCCAACGCGCgctgctcgtcctcctgcccgagaaggagcgaaccgacgtcgtcgcgaTCATGGTACGCGAGATCGTGCTCGGCGCCATTATCATGCCCGTCTTCAACATGC of Cutaneotrichosporon cavernicola HIS019 DNA, chromosome: 4 contains these proteins:
- the PAM18 gene encoding uncharacterized protein (Mitochondrial import inner membrane translocase subunit tim14); its protein translation is MSSAVAVGLGALGAAFAGRVAWQMMSRGAAEKFVKGGFKPKMDRNEAIAILGLRDPLTVNKLKDAHRRLMLANHPDKNGSAYVAGKINEAKALLDKTVRK
- a CDS encoding uncharacterized protein (Phosphorylcholine phosphatase) yields the protein MKFLFALPAVLAVAVPRGGGKDKGHHHHHDLAGPSLQHWPKAAADALDTMIASKANASNYAIFDWDNTSDRYDLEESLMPYLESIGVLTPDKLDPSLRVVPFNEGESIYGYYLRLCDIDDKICYWWAAAVFSGIKLDVLKGHVDDLMGLNGTIKTTYADENGTRIDTEVNTPQIFRGQVELFNRLMANGIAVYIISAAAEELVRMVASDPKYGYNVPPENVIGVSLLMNNSGLLTTARKQIDEGMFNNSNGNFVLTPMLWTPATWMTGKWAAVLSYIDQWQLPVLAAGDTPISDGPMIFHGINRDDGIKLWVNRKAKYMDEIAKMNETFALEQAERGRPVTADKGWVIVTPEEIQ